In the genome of Streptomyces sp. NBC_00433, the window TCCAGCCACATCGAGGCGGTCAGCCGCAGTTGCGCGGAGTCCGCGTCGACACCGCTCCACCCCAGGTACTGCAGTGCCGCGTTGCAGGCGCCGCGGCGCAGGCCGGGCGTCGCGGCCAGGACCGCCATCGCGTTGAGCGGGGCGTTGTCCTCGGGCGCGAGCCTGCCGTTCGGGCCCGCGGTGAGGTGGTCGGCGAGCACGCGCCGCAGCAGGTAGTCCTCGACGGTGGAGTCGGCCCTGGCGGGCGCCGGCCAGTGGTCGGGCAGCGCGTGGTCGGTGGTGAGCCGCCCGGTCAGCAGCTGCCGCGGGTCGAAGGGCTCCGGCGCCTCCGCGGGCGGGCGGTGCGGGTCACGCGGGGGAGTGCGGCCGAAGCGGGCCAGCAGGTGCGCCAGCCGGTCGGTGGACTCCGGGTGCCCGCCGGCCAGTTCGTAGAGGAAGTCCGCGTCGCGGTTGTGCCGCCCGAGCACGCTGCTCGCGCACAGGGCGAGCACCTGCTCGCCGTTGAGATCGGCCAGCGCCACCGGATACCACCACACCGGGTGGCCGTCGCCGCCGGGCGCGTACGGGTGGCGTAAGCCGAACTCCAGGCGCTCGTCCGTCGGGTCGAGCAGCCGGTCCGCCTCGGGCCGCACCCGGCCCCGCTGGACGGCCACCACCACGGCGGGGTCGGGGCGTTCGCCGGCCGCGGCGGACTCCCTGCGGCATTCGGCGAGCAGTTCGAGGAAGAGGTCGGCGGTCCTGCCGCCCGCGTTGTCGAGTAACAGCAGGCAGTTGCGCGGGCGTTGCATACGCGGCCAGGAGTCGTTGAAGTCGGACCGTAAGTCCGCGAGCAGCGCCGCGCACAGGGTGCGCGCCACCACCCGCGGGGTGCCGGTCGGCGTGTCCTGCGCGTGGTGCTGCCGGTAGAGCTCCCACAGCGATTCGTATTCCCGCCCGCCGTCGCCGCGTTCCGCCAGCCAGCGCAGCGCCTTGCTGTCCCGGTGCTTGCCCACCGCGGAGTGCAGCGCGCCCAGCAGGCCGGTCAGCACGTCGAGCAGGCCGCGCTGCTCAGGGCTGAGCAGCACGGCGGCCCGGCTGCCCCAGTCGTTCAGCGACGACTGCGCCTGCGCGTCCTGGGCGCGGGCCCGCAAGTACGTCTCGAAGGCGGTGCGGCCGCCGCCGGTGTCCACGAAGCTCAGCGCCTTGAGCAGCATCGCGGTGCGGGGGAAGTCGATCGCCCTGATCCCCGCGATGCGCCGCCCGAGGCCGCGGACCGCCGCGAGCACGATGTCCTCGACGCCCTGCGCCGAGCGAAGGTCGAGCCGCACGCTCAGGCAGTCGTCGGCGCACTGCGCCCACAGCGTGTCGAGCAGCACCGACCCGCCGGACCCGCGGGGTCCGGCGAGCAGCACGATCGGCAGCGGTCGCTCCGGCACCCCGCGGCGCACCAGGGCCGCCTTGGTGTAGTCCACCACCCGCTCACGGCCGTGCAGCCTGGCCTTGGCGTCCGTCATCCGACCCCGTCCCCCGCTGCTGCGGACCGTCACCCGGCCCGCACGATGTGCTACCGCTCGGAAGGGGGATCGTAATGCGTCCGGCTCGGGACCGGTCCCGTAACCGGGAATTCGGCCCAGGGCGTCGGCAGGGGGCGGCCCCTTACGAGGCCATGGCCTGGACGAACTGCTTCGGCGCCATCTGCCGGTTGAAGACCTTCTGCAGATCCGTCAGCATCTTGGCCGACACGTCCGGCGCCAGCGCCTGGTCCCAGGACTGCGTGAAGGTCGGCGCGTCCGCGACCATCCCGTAGATGAAGCCGGTGTATTCGGGGTTCACCCCGCCCATCAACTGGCCCTTGATACCGGCGATGGCCGGCACATGGCCGATGGACAGCAGGTCCGCGATGTACGACGGCTGCGCCACCGTCCTCTCGATGAAGTCGACGGCACCGGCCTTGTCGGCTGACTTCTGCGTGACGGAGAAGTAGTTGCAGGGGTTGCCGACCACGTTCTTGGGGTCGCCCTTGCCGCCGGGCACCGTCGGGAAGGTGGTCCAGCCGAGCTTGCCGGCCTTGACGAGGGCCGGGGCGGTGGTGAGGAGGTCGGCGTAGGCCCAGGAGCCCATGAGTTCCATGCCGGCCCGGCCGCTGGACAGCAGCGCGTTGGCGCCGCCGGAGTCCTGGCCGAGGGTGCTGTACTTCTTGCCGAAGGCGCCGCGGTCGACCAGGTCGCGGATCATGGAGAGCGCGGTGGCGACGGCCGGGTTGTCCCACGCGCCGGCCTTGCCGGCCTCGATCGCGGCGAAGGCCTGGGGGCCGCCGACCCGGTCGAGCAGGTATTCCAGCCACATCAGTTCGGTCCACGACTGCGAGCCGGCCAGGGCGATCGGCGTGATGTGCCGGGCCTTGAGCCTGTCGATGTCGGCGAGCAACTGGGCCCAGGTGGCCGGGGGTTCCTTGATGCCGGCGGAGGCGAAGACGGTCTTGTTGTAGAAGAGCGCGACGGGCTGCACGCCTTCCATCGGGACGCCGTAGACCTTGCCGCCGACGGTGCCGCCGGCCAGCACGCTGGGCAGGAACTCCTTCTGGAAGCCGGAGTCCAGCCGGGAGGTGAGGTCGGCGACATTGCCGGCCTCGACGTACTCGGCGAGGTTGCCGCCGCCCCAGTTGAGGAAGACGTCGGGGGCGTCGGCGCCGCCGAGTCCGCTCTGGAGCTTCGCCTTGTAGGGGTCGTTGATGAAGGTCTTCATCGTGACCTTCGCGTGGTGCGCGGTGTTGTAGGACGCGACGGAATTGCGCTGCACGGGGTTGAGGGTGTCGTTCTGCAGCGACCACACCGTCAGAGTGCCGGACCCGGCGGCCCCGGAGCCCTTGCTGCCGCAGGCGGACGCCGTCAGCGCGAGCGCGGTGACCGCGGCCACCGCTGCGGCGGTCCGCAGGGTGGCGAAACGTTTCATTCTCGGCACTGTCGGCACACGCTCCTCCGGGGAGCCGAGGAGCGCGGCTCCGATCCGTTCGGTGAGGTTTACGAAAGTTACGTTGGGAGGACCGTAGGATTGCAGTGACGTTTCGTCAACCGGTCGCCCGGTAACGGTGCGGACACGTAACCGTCGGGCGGGCGCCGCGTACCACCAGGTCAGCGGCCCCGACTCCGGGGTCGGCCGCCGGCCAGGCGGCGTCGGCGGGGCGGACGCCCGTATCCGGAACACCGGCCGGGTGGGGGCCCGGTCGGGCGGATCCCCGCGCCCTGCGGCCGTCCGGTGACGGCCCGCGTCGGCCGCCGATGAACGGCCCGAAGCAACGGCTGCGGACGGCCCGGCCCGGCTGCGTACCGCACCTCGCCCACCCCTGTGACCCGGATCACTTCTCGCGGCTGTCACGGGATCGCACGGTCGCCCGTCCTGATGCCGTCACCGCGCGACCCGGTCACGGCAGGGCCGCCGCACCACGAACTCAGGAGCCCGTCATCATGCGTGTTCTCGTCGCCGGAGCGAGCGGCGTCATCGGCAGCCGTCTCGTCCCCTTGCTGACCGCCGTCGGCCATCACGTGGTCGCCCTGGCCGGCAGCCCCCGGCGCACCGGCGCGCTCGAAGCGCTCGGCGCGGACGTGGCCGTCGCCGACGCCCTCGACCGCGCCCGACTCCTCGCCGCCGTGCGGCAGGCCGCGCCCGACGCGGTCGTCAACCTGCTCACCGCCATCCCCGCCGACATCAACCCGCGCCGTCTGGCCAGGGACTTCGCGCCCACCAACCGGCTGCGCACCGAAGGCACCCGCAATCTGCTGGAGGCCGCGCGGGCGGTGGGCGTACGGCGGATCGTCGCCCAGGGACTCGCGTACGGCTACCAGCCGGGCGCCGGACTCGCCAACGAGGACGCCCCGCTGTGGCACGACGCGACCCCCCGCCAGTTCGCACCGGTGCTCGCCGCGCTGATCTCCCTGGAGGAGCGGACCGTCGCGGCGGGCGGCACGGTCCTGCGGTTCGGGCACCTGTACGGCCCGGGGTCCGCCTATGCCGCCGACGGCGCCTTCACCGCGCAGGTACGGGCGGGCAAGGTCCCCCTGGTCGGCGGCGGCCATGCGGTGTTCTCCTTCACGCACGCCGACGACGCGGCCACGGCGATCGTCGCCGCACTCGACCGCGTGGCAATCGGCGTCCTCAACGTCGTCGACGACGAACCGGCCCCGCTGCACACGTGGCTGCCGGACTTCGCCGCCCGACTCGGCGCACCCGCGCCCAAGAGCGCTCCGGCCGCGCTGGCCCGGCTCGCCGTCGGCGGCTGGGGCGTCGCCTTCATGAACCGGCTGCGTGGCGCCGACAATGCCAGGGCCTGCCTCGCCCTCAACTGGCGCCCCGGATACGCCTCGTGGCGCGACGGCCTGCCCGTCGCGGACGCCGCCGTCACCCGGGCGGGTGCCCCGGGCTCGCGTCCCGCGGCATGATGCGGAGGCCGGGGCGCCCCGCACCGGGTGGGGAGGACCGAAGGAGGTTCCGCCGATGACCGCCACGCCCCGGCCTGCCACGGCGACCTCCGAGGCCGTCTTCGAGGAGTACCGGCCGCTGCTCCTGGGCCTCGCCTACCGGCTCCTGGGCAGCATGTGGGACGCCGAGGACGCGGTGCAGGAGGCGTACGTGCGCTGGGCCGCGGCGGACCGTACCGGGATCCGCGTGCCGCGCGCCTTCCTCGTCACCGTCGTCTCGCGCCTGGCCCTGGACCAGCTGCGGTCGGCGCGCGTGACCCGCGAGGCGTACACCGGGCCGTGGCTGCCCGAACCGGTCGCGTCCGACGCGTTCGGACCGTCCGGGACCGCCGAGCTGCGGGACTCGCTCGCGTACGCGACGCTCCACCTCATGGAGCGGCTGACCCCGCCGGAGCGGGCGGTGTTCGTGCTGCGCGAGGCGTTCGAGCTGCCCTACGACGAGATCGCCTCGATCGTCGGTGTGACAGCCGCGAACTGCCGCCAGTTGCACAGCCGCGCCGGCCGCCACCTCGCCGCCGACCGCGAGCGCTTCCGCCCCGACCCCGCCGCGCACAGCGAACTGCTGGGCCGCTTCCTCGCCGCGGCCCAGCAGGGCGACCTGGCCGCCCTCACCGACCTGTTGAGCGAGGACGTCGTGGTCTGGAACGACGGCGGCGGCAAGGTCCGCGCCGCGCTGCGCCCGGTCGAGGGCCGCGAGGCCGTCCTGGCGTTCCTGACCGGCCTCCTCGCCCGCTACGGTCTGGGCGAGACCCGCCTGGTCAGGGTGAACGACGGCTCACCCGCGGCGTGGACCCGACTCGACGGCAGCCACCAGCTCGTCACACTCGACATCCGCGAAGACGGCCTGATCCACGGCATCTTCGCCGTCCTCAACCCGGCCAAACTCACCCGCGTGGCCCCCGGTCGTGACCAGGGGGCTCCGCACGCGGGCGGCGTACCGTAGAGCCACCGTCCTTGACCGGGGGTGGACGTGGGCGTATTCGAGTCCCGAACGGGTGACCGTATCGCGGAGCTTCGACTGCGGCGCCGTCCGTCCCAGGAGGCGCCGGCCGACAAGGCAGGCCTGTCGGTCGACGTCGTCCGGAAACTGGAACAGGGCCGGGGACCTCCGCGAGGCTGACCACGGTCAATGCCCTGGCGCGGACGTCGGACACCGAACCGTCGTTCCTCGTGGGCCAGCCCTCGACGTTCGTGGGTTCTCCCGCGGTGGAGTCCGAACCGCCCTCGGTGCTCGCGTTGCGCCAGGCGGTGTCGCGCTGACCCCCGCCGTCCGCCACCTGCTCGCCAACGCGCCCTTCAGGACCCGGCGTTACGCGGAGGCGGCGGAGCAGTTCCGCGCGATCGGCGGCTACGCGGGCGCCGTCCCGTGGACGTATTCCCACGACCCGCTCAAGAAGTTCGTCCACGCGCGGACCCACACCTTCACCGAAGGGGAGAAGGCGGGACGCCCCGCGGCCCCGCCGCGGACCACCGTCTGAGCCCCCGGCCGGATCCGTCCCCGCTCTCCGGGCCAATGCCGGGGACAGCGCCCCCGCTACGGGCTACCGTCTCCTCAACGGCTTTCGCGTACAGGGGTGTTCATGCTGGACGAAGCACTCGCCGCACTCGCGGCGTCGGGGGGAGCCGCTGTCGCCACGGCAGCCGGCACGGACGCCTGGACCGGCCTGCGGGCAGGGCTGGCCCGCTGGTTCGGCCGCGGCAGCGAGCGCCGGGAGACGGCGGTGCTGCAACGGCTCGACCAGACCGGCGCGGAATTGGCCGAGGTGGAGCCCGCGCAGGCGGAGACCCTGCGGTCGGCCTACCGGGCGATCTGGCAGACCCGCATCATGGACCTGCTCGAAGACCTCGAAGACGACGCGGAGCGCGCCCGCGCCGCCTCGGGTCTGCGCGAGCTGCTGGCCCGGCTCCCCGCCGCCCAGAGCCAGGTGAGCGCCGACCACGGCGCCGTGGCGGTCGGCGGCGACCTCAACGTCACGTCGGACGGCGACGGTTCGGTGGCCGCGGCCGTCATACGGGGAGACGTGCACGTCGGCCGGCCCGGTCCCGCCGTCGCCGCGGAGGGCCCGGACCTCCCTACCCCGCCGGACGCCTCCCAGGGCTGAGCGATCCGGCGTCCCACAGCCCCGTGCTCCAGCCGGCCCCGCCGCCGGCCGCCGCCCCCGTCGCACCCGCCCCGCGTGCCGACGGCGACCTGCACGTCGAGAGCCGCAGCGGCGGTGTGTCCGTCGGCCGGACCCAGACCTTCACCTACCAGGCC includes:
- a CDS encoding ATP-binding protein — encoded protein: MTDAKARLHGRERVVDYTKAALVRRGVPERPLPIVLLAGPRGSGGSVLLDTLWAQCADDCLSVRLDLRSAQGVEDIVLAAVRGLGRRIAGIRAIDFPRTAMLLKALSFVDTGGGRTAFETYLRARAQDAQAQSSLNDWGSRAAVLLSPEQRGLLDVLTGLLGALHSAVGKHRDSKALRWLAERGDGGREYESLWELYRQHHAQDTPTGTPRVVARTLCAALLADLRSDFNDSWPRMQRPRNCLLLLDNAGGRTADLFLELLAECRRESAAAGERPDPAVVVAVQRGRVRPEADRLLDPTDERLEFGLRHPYAPGGDGHPVWWYPVALADLNGEQVLALCASSVLGRHNRDADFLYELAGGHPESTDRLAHLLARFGRTPPRDPHRPPAEAPEPFDPRQLLTGRLTTDHALPDHWPAPARADSTVEDYLLRRVLADHLTAGPNGRLAPEDNAPLNAMAVLAATPGLRRGACNAALQYLGWSGVDADSAQLRLTASMWLDETPEGDATRLHPLIALLLRRWLARTPDTWRAVHAGYATHYSSRADAPLRHHHTLAQVELARREPLTTVVGHLDEEYERSATAQDWLRVLDQVTAAPNRLSTPLDPRTFVTSLAGPAEARNRRRTITRLAVARWLHGDRSFDPAHQLAHTIADGYEHLAEITEDNELLYRQAGLFRRIENNWKD
- a CDS encoding extracellular solute-binding protein encodes the protein MKRFATLRTAAAVAAVTALALTASACGSKGSGAAGSGTLTVWSLQNDTLNPVQRNSVASYNTAHHAKVTMKTFINDPYKAKLQSGLGGADAPDVFLNWGGGNLAEYVEAGNVADLTSRLDSGFQKEFLPSVLAGGTVGGKVYGVPMEGVQPVALFYNKTVFASAGIKEPPATWAQLLADIDRLKARHITPIALAGSQSWTELMWLEYLLDRVGGPQAFAAIEAGKAGAWDNPAVATALSMIRDLVDRGAFGKKYSTLGQDSGGANALLSSGRAGMELMGSWAYADLLTTAPALVKAGKLGWTTFPTVPGGKGDPKNVVGNPCNYFSVTQKSADKAGAVDFIERTVAQPSYIADLLSIGHVPAIAGIKGQLMGGVNPEYTGFIYGMVADAPTFTQSWDQALAPDVSAKMLTDLQKVFNRQMAPKQFVQAMAS
- a CDS encoding NAD(P)-dependent oxidoreductase; this encodes MRVLVAGASGVIGSRLVPLLTAVGHHVVALAGSPRRTGALEALGADVAVADALDRARLLAAVRQAAPDAVVNLLTAIPADINPRRLARDFAPTNRLRTEGTRNLLEAARAVGVRRIVAQGLAYGYQPGAGLANEDAPLWHDATPRQFAPVLAALISLEERTVAAGGTVLRFGHLYGPGSAYAADGAFTAQVRAGKVPLVGGGHAVFSFTHADDAATAIVAALDRVAIGVLNVVDDEPAPLHTWLPDFAARLGAPAPKSAPAALARLAVGGWGVAFMNRLRGADNARACLALNWRPGYASWRDGLPVADAAVTRAGAPGSRPAA
- the sigJ gene encoding RNA polymerase sigma factor SigJ — encoded protein: MTATPRPATATSEAVFEEYRPLLLGLAYRLLGSMWDAEDAVQEAYVRWAAADRTGIRVPRAFLVTVVSRLALDQLRSARVTREAYTGPWLPEPVASDAFGPSGTAELRDSLAYATLHLMERLTPPERAVFVLREAFELPYDEIASIVGVTAANCRQLHSRAGRHLAADRERFRPDPAAHSELLGRFLAAAQQGDLAALTDLLSEDVVVWNDGGGKVRAALRPVEGREAVLAFLTGLLARYGLGETRLVRVNDGSPAAWTRLDGSHQLVTLDIREDGLIHGIFAVLNPAKLTRVAPGRDQGAPHAGGVP
- a CDS encoding helix-turn-helix domain-containing protein; translation: MGVFESRTGDRIAELRLRRRPSQEAPADKAGLSVDVVRKLEQGRGPPRG